The following proteins are co-located in the Acidimicrobiales bacterium genome:
- a CDS encoding MFS transporter yields MPGTSPPTAATVLRSLVMPIYLPALAVQTGTAMLLPILPLYLRSIELSYSSIAWVLAAAGVGAMVAQLPFGHLLARRPEQVVMLASVAVMAATTGVFGWIEITAVLLIARLLWGVGSTGWLLSRQTVMTRATSSSVRGRAMSLFGGTTRLGFFIGPVLGGFAVEALGYPAAFLAAGLVTALGMLPLLTSRQPLPSTVSPATSETERNDLEVPDAVEDPIERTSHWPILVPMGIAQILVIAARQGRQIVIPLIGEGLGLDPGDIGLLVGIGTFTDFLLFPIAGYVMDRFGRLAAVVPAFSLVGIGLIWLATVDTYAGVAGAAALIGVGNSFGSGTMLTLSSDIAPPQATSQFLGTLGAIRDFGKIVGPIVVGVLADTFGLGASSAALGVGSFIAVAIFVFGVGETSQHRAPKTTPRPVA; encoded by the coding sequence ATGCCAGGAACGTCGCCACCAACCGCCGCGACGGTCCTGCGGTCACTGGTGATGCCCATCTATCTGCCGGCGCTGGCGGTGCAGACCGGCACGGCGATGCTGCTGCCGATCCTTCCGCTCTATCTCCGTTCGATCGAGCTGTCCTACAGCTCGATCGCGTGGGTCCTCGCCGCAGCTGGGGTTGGGGCGATGGTGGCCCAACTCCCCTTCGGCCACCTCCTGGCCCGACGGCCCGAACAGGTCGTCATGCTCGCCTCGGTGGCGGTGATGGCCGCCACGACCGGGGTGTTCGGCTGGATCGAGATCACGGCCGTGCTGTTGATCGCCCGGCTGCTGTGGGGTGTCGGGTCGACGGGATGGTTGTTGTCGCGTCAGACGGTCATGACCCGGGCGACCAGCAGCAGCGTGCGTGGCCGAGCAATGTCGCTCTTCGGCGGCACCACCCGCCTGGGCTTCTTCATCGGCCCGGTCCTCGGCGGTTTCGCTGTCGAAGCCCTAGGCTATCCCGCAGCGTTCCTGGCCGCCGGCCTGGTCACGGCGCTCGGCATGCTTCCCCTGCTGACGAGTCGCCAACCGCTGCCCTCGACGGTCTCGCCGGCGACAAGCGAAACCGAGCGCAACGACCTCGAGGTTCCCGATGCGGTCGAGGACCCGATCGAACGCACTTCGCATTGGCCGATCCTCGTCCCGATGGGAATCGCCCAGATTCTCGTCATCGCTGCTCGGCAGGGCCGCCAGATCGTGATCCCACTGATCGGTGAAGGACTCGGACTAGACCCGGGCGACATCGGCTTGCTCGTCGGCATCGGCACGTTCACCGACTTCCTCCTGTTCCCGATTGCCGGCTACGTGATGGACCGATTCGGGCGGCTCGCCGCCGTGGTGCCTGCTTTCTCGTTGGTCGGCATCGGTCTGATCTGGCTGGCCACCGTCGACACCTACGCCGGCGTGGCGGGTGCTGCCGCGTTGATTGGTGTCGGCAACAGCTTCGGATCGGGCACCATGCTCACCCTGTCGAGCGACATCGCTCCACCCCAAGCGACCAGCCAGTTCTTGGGCACGCTCGGAGCGATCCGCGACTTCGGCAAGATCGTCGGGCCGATCGTGGTCGGGGTCCTGGCCGACACGTTCGGACTCGGCGCATCATCGGCGGCGCTGGGTGTCGGGTCGTTCATCGCCGTTGCCATCTTCGTGTTCGGCGTCGGCGAGACCTCCCAGCACCGGGCGCCGAAGACCACCCCTCGTCCGGTGGCGTGA
- a CDS encoding alpha/beta hydrolase, whose translation MPFIDVDGLQMYYEMHGDPEAPPVLMISGTGNDLRWSQPDRNPINKAGYVCHFDQRGLGQTDKPDGPYTMAQYADDAAGLAAALGWSRCHVVGTSFGGMVALNLVQRHPDLVDRLVLNCTSPGGDHASFPLHTLTDLPPDELLDRRMRLTDGRYDPDADEPLPGIPRVVYDAMLARGANPPSGEAAAGARRQLEARAGHDVNAALPAIASPTLVCAGRYDHIAPLSNAEKLANDIPDAVLRVFEGGHLFMMQDRDAFAAITTFVQTGQR comes from the coding sequence ATGCCCTTCATCGACGTCGACGGCCTGCAGATGTACTACGAGATGCACGGCGACCCCGAAGCACCGCCGGTCCTGATGATCAGTGGCACCGGCAACGACTTGCGATGGTCGCAGCCCGACCGGAACCCGATCAACAAGGCGGGCTACGTGTGCCACTTCGACCAACGCGGCCTCGGCCAGACCGACAAGCCCGACGGTCCCTACACGATGGCCCAGTACGCCGATGACGCCGCCGGTCTCGCCGCAGCGCTCGGCTGGTCACGGTGCCACGTGGTCGGGACCAGCTTCGGGGGCATGGTGGCGCTCAATCTCGTGCAGCGCCATCCCGACCTCGTCGACCGATTGGTCTTGAACTGCACCTCACCGGGTGGCGACCATGCCTCGTTCCCTCTGCACACCCTGACCGACCTCCCACCCGACGAGCTCCTCGATCGGCGCATGCGACTGACCGACGGTCGCTACGACCCCGACGCCGACGAGCCGCTGCCCGGGATCCCGCGAGTGGTCTACGACGCCATGCTGGCACGAGGCGCCAACCCGCCGTCCGGTGAGGCGGCCGCCGGAGCCCGCCGCCAGCTCGAGGCCCGGGCCGGCCACGACGTCAACGCAGCCCTGCCCGCCATCGCCTCGCCGACCCTCGTGTGCGCCGGGCGCTACGACCACATCGCTCCACTGTCCAACGCCGAAAAGCTGGCCAACGACATTCCCGACGCGGTCCTCCGAGTCTTCGAGGGTGGCCACCTGTTCATGATGCAGGACCGCGACGCGTTCGCCGCGATCACCACGTTCGTGCAGACGGGTCAGCGCTGA
- a CDS encoding serine hydrolase domain-containing protein, with protein sequence MGSTIELDDRLGALITELTDRWVAEHHLPGVVVSVFDRTDHLPTVARGSIDHRTSVAPTERSRFRIASMTKSFTAAAVLALRDDEVLDLDAPIARLAPSLAGVVGPTSDAPPVTLRLLLTMSAGFATDDPWADRLLDAEPTVMDDLFERGAHHAHPTATAFQYSNYGFAMAGRVVEEVTGAPLRDHVSARLLEPLGMTDTGWDPPDVGAATGHRWLAPIHDGDEGAWQAELPPLADGGVAPMGGLWSSIEDLRRWVRFMLDAYPARNDPDDGPLRRSSRREQQQIHRSHGNPGMASGYGMGLQVVHDEQLGTVVTHSGGLPGFGSNMRWLVDHGLGIVALSNLTYAPMAQLNMAIFDRLPSLAGNAPLTVPPPSAPQVEAAHRFLIRVLEPILGDEPPDWSVDSSDSGWAINVELDEPFDRRAALIARDLARLRRGLDTLSGNEVTFRFGPLSIQHGAAGSFTIEPVERVVPTAARGHRSKIGAPPTHLTVAFTLSAESPPKVQSLTIS encoded by the coding sequence GTGGGATCGACGATCGAGCTCGATGATCGGCTGGGCGCGCTGATCACCGAGTTGACCGATCGTTGGGTCGCCGAGCACCACCTGCCCGGTGTCGTTGTCTCCGTCTTCGATCGCACCGACCACCTCCCCACCGTCGCTCGAGGATCGATCGATCACCGCACGTCGGTCGCTCCGACCGAGCGATCCAGGTTCCGGATCGCGTCGATGACCAAGAGCTTCACCGCAGCGGCGGTGCTCGCACTACGCGACGACGAAGTGCTCGATCTCGATGCGCCGATCGCCCGGCTCGCTCCCAGCCTCGCTGGCGTCGTCGGCCCGACGAGCGACGCACCGCCCGTCACGCTTCGATTGCTCCTCACCATGTCGGCCGGCTTCGCCACCGACGACCCGTGGGCCGACCGCCTGCTGGACGCCGAGCCCACGGTCATGGACGACCTGTTCGAGCGGGGCGCCCACCATGCGCACCCGACCGCCACGGCCTTCCAATACTCCAACTATGGGTTCGCCATGGCCGGCCGTGTCGTCGAGGAGGTCACGGGCGCACCGCTGCGCGACCACGTCAGCGCGCGACTGTTGGAACCGTTGGGCATGACCGACACCGGCTGGGACCCGCCCGACGTTGGTGCAGCGACCGGGCACCGATGGCTTGCTCCGATCCATGACGGTGACGAGGGTGCGTGGCAGGCCGAGCTCCCTCCGCTCGCCGACGGCGGAGTGGCACCAATGGGCGGCCTGTGGAGCTCGATCGAGGATCTCCGTCGCTGGGTGCGATTCATGCTCGACGCCTACCCGGCGCGCAACGATCCCGACGATGGGCCGCTCCGCCGATCGTCGCGCCGCGAGCAACAACAGATCCATCGGTCCCACGGCAATCCCGGCATGGCGAGCGGCTACGGCATGGGGTTGCAGGTCGTCCACGATGAACAACTCGGCACCGTGGTCACCCACAGCGGCGGCTTGCCGGGGTTCGGGTCGAACATGCGCTGGCTGGTCGACCACGGGCTCGGCATCGTCGCCCTCTCGAACCTGACCTACGCCCCGATGGCGCAGCTCAACATGGCAATCTTCGACCGTCTCCCCTCGCTCGCCGGAAACGCTCCGCTCACCGTGCCGCCACCGTCGGCGCCGCAGGTCGAGGCCGCCCACCGGTTCCTCATCCGAGTGCTCGAGCCGATACTTGGCGACGAGCCGCCCGACTGGTCCGTCGATTCGTCCGACTCGGGTTGGGCGATCAATGTCGAGCTCGATGAACCATTCGATCGTCGGGCGGCCCTCATCGCCCGAGACCTGGCCCGGCTCCGCCGCGGTCTCGACACCCTCTCGGGCAACGAGGTGACGTTTCGCTTCGGCCCGCTCTCGATCCAGCACGGCGCCGCCGGCTCGTTCACGATCGAGCCCGTCGAACGCGTGGTACCGACGGCGGCTCGCGGCCACCGCTCGAAGATCGGTGCGCCACCCACGCACCTCACGGTGGCCTTCACCCTCAGCGCCGAGTCCCCACCCAAAGTGCAATCCCTCACCATCAGCTAG
- a CDS encoding carboxyl transferase domain-containing protein: MTFSTLLIANRGEIACRIMRAADELGIDTVAVYSTDDAESLHRRKATRSVPLAARGAAAYLDIEAIIAVAVAEGVDAIHPGYGFLSENADFARACDEAGIVFVGPGADVLEAFGDKSAARLLAVACHVPVLAGTAPLADAGEAEAFLDSLGDDGAILLKAVGGGGGRGLRVIEDRGSISESLERCRSEAASAFGRADVFAEQLVRTARHIEVQVVADGHGNVTHLGERECTLQRQHQKLIEMAPAPGLDPGIRSALCSAAVAMAERVGYRSLGTFEFLVDNDTGNWYFIEANPRLQVEHTVTEEVTGIDLVQTQLELAGGATLTDVGLDQPIEPRGQAIQVRVNTETMQPDGTSRPTGGTLSAFAIPSGLGIRTETHGYPGYTTSPSFDSLLAKVIVHHPAGLAAALRRADRALGEFTLGGIATNLDFCRALVQRPDVAANTISTRLIDAIAPEVIAAAEELTSARGAGDDAGAPTPGHAGRHLASADPLAVLDLGRTARSDTATSATAAPLAEGMHAIGAPLQGTIVSIGVEVGAEVTKGSPLLVMEAMKMEHVIEADVSGVVRVVNVSVGDAIFEGHQLIAIEEGDVAGEAVTASSEIDLDHIRPDLAEVIERHEIGLDARRVEAVAKRHERGGRTARENVADLVDPDTFVEYGALVLAAQRKRRSVQELIEKTPGDGLVGGLARINGDLFPGEEAQCAVASYDYMVLAGTQGHMNHAKKDRLFETAKKLQLPFVMFTEGGGGRPGDTDGTGVAGLDCLAFGLWAELSGLVPTVAINRGYCFAGNAALLGCADVVIATRDSNIGMGGPAMIEGGGLGVFHPSEIGPIDVQSRNGVIDIVVDDEAEAVRVAKQYLSYFQGPLEEWSCTDQRELRHIIPENRLRIYDVREVIEKMFDTDSVLELRQDFGVGMITSLARIEGKPVGVIANNPTHLAGAIDPNGADKASRFMQLCDAHDLPIVFLCDTPGIMVGPEVEKSALVRHASRMFVTGASLTVPFTTIVLRKGYGLGAQAMAGGGFKFPIMTVGWPTSEFGGMGLEGAVKLGYRNELAAIEDPEARAAAYQERVDRMYEVGKGVSMADHHEIDDVIDPADSRRIIAATLTAAGSPPKRQGKKRPMIDTW, translated from the coding sequence GTGACCTTCTCAACGCTCCTGATCGCCAACCGAGGCGAGATCGCCTGCCGCATCATGCGTGCCGCCGACGAGCTCGGTATCGACACCGTCGCGGTGTACTCGACCGACGACGCCGAGTCGCTCCACCGACGCAAGGCCACGCGCTCGGTCCCGCTGGCAGCGCGGGGAGCGGCGGCGTATCTCGACATCGAGGCGATCATCGCCGTTGCCGTCGCCGAGGGCGTCGACGCCATCCATCCCGGGTACGGCTTCCTCAGCGAGAACGCCGACTTCGCCCGGGCGTGTGACGAGGCGGGCATCGTGTTCGTCGGCCCCGGCGCCGACGTCCTGGAAGCGTTCGGCGACAAGTCGGCGGCCCGGCTGCTGGCTGTCGCCTGCCACGTGCCGGTGTTGGCCGGTACGGCGCCGCTCGCCGACGCCGGCGAGGCCGAGGCGTTTCTCGACTCGCTCGGCGACGATGGTGCGATCCTGCTGAAGGCGGTGGGTGGAGGCGGGGGCCGTGGTCTGCGTGTGATCGAGGATCGTGGGTCGATCTCGGAGTCGCTCGAGCGGTGCCGGTCCGAGGCAGCGTCTGCCTTCGGTCGTGCCGACGTGTTCGCCGAGCAGCTGGTTCGCACCGCCCGGCACATCGAGGTCCAGGTGGTCGCCGATGGGCACGGCAACGTCACCCACCTGGGCGAACGGGAGTGCACCCTGCAGCGCCAGCACCAGAAGCTGATCGAGATGGCGCCCGCTCCCGGGCTCGATCCTGGCATCCGTTCTGCGCTGTGCTCGGCTGCCGTCGCCATGGCCGAGCGGGTCGGCTATCGCAGCCTCGGGACGTTCGAGTTCCTCGTCGACAACGACACCGGCAACTGGTACTTCATCGAAGCCAACCCTCGTCTCCAGGTGGAGCACACCGTCACCGAAGAGGTCACCGGGATCGACCTCGTGCAGACCCAGCTCGAGCTGGCAGGTGGGGCGACGCTCACCGATGTCGGTCTGGACCAGCCGATCGAACCTCGGGGCCAGGCCATCCAGGTGCGGGTGAACACCGAGACGATGCAGCCAGACGGCACGTCGCGTCCCACCGGCGGAACGCTCTCGGCCTTTGCCATCCCGTCGGGCCTCGGGATCCGCACCGAGACCCACGGCTATCCGGGCTATACCACCTCGCCGTCGTTCGACTCGTTGCTGGCCAAGGTGATCGTGCACCACCCCGCAGGCTTGGCAGCCGCCCTGCGTCGTGCTGATCGCGCCCTCGGCGAGTTCACCCTCGGAGGGATCGCCACCAACCTCGACTTCTGTCGGGCGTTGGTGCAGCGGCCCGACGTGGCCGCCAACACCATCTCGACCCGACTGATCGACGCGATCGCCCCCGAGGTGATCGCCGCTGCGGAAGAGCTGACGTCCGCCCGTGGCGCCGGCGACGACGCTGGTGCCCCGACGCCGGGCCACGCCGGTCGCCACCTGGCGAGTGCCGATCCGCTGGCGGTGTTGGATCTTGGCCGCACGGCGCGCAGCGACACCGCCACCTCGGCGACGGCAGCGCCGTTGGCCGAGGGGATGCACGCCATCGGCGCGCCGCTGCAAGGCACGATCGTGTCAATCGGGGTCGAGGTCGGCGCCGAGGTCACCAAGGGTTCGCCGCTGCTCGTGATGGAAGCCATGAAGATGGAGCACGTCATCGAGGCCGACGTCTCGGGCGTCGTCCGGGTCGTCAACGTGAGCGTGGGTGACGCCATCTTCGAGGGCCACCAGTTGATCGCCATCGAGGAGGGCGATGTCGCCGGTGAGGCCGTCACAGCCTCGTCCGAGATCGATCTCGACCACATTCGGCCCGACCTGGCCGAGGTGATCGAGCGCCACGAGATCGGCCTCGATGCCCGACGCGTCGAGGCCGTGGCCAAACGCCACGAGCGAGGCGGTCGCACCGCCCGGGAGAACGTCGCCGATCTGGTCGATCCCGACACCTTCGTCGAGTACGGCGCCCTCGTGCTCGCAGCGCAGCGCAAGCGCCGCTCGGTCCAAGAGCTGATCGAGAAGACGCCCGGCGACGGTCTCGTTGGCGGCCTAGCCCGCATCAACGGCGACCTGTTCCCCGGTGAGGAGGCCCAGTGCGCCGTGGCGTCGTACGACTACATGGTGCTCGCCGGGACCCAGGGGCACATGAACCACGCCAAGAAGGACCGTCTGTTCGAAACGGCGAAGAAGCTCCAGCTGCCGTTCGTGATGTTCACCGAGGGTGGTGGCGGTCGTCCCGGCGACACCGACGGCACCGGTGTTGCCGGACTCGACTGCCTCGCCTTCGGTCTGTGGGCCGAACTGTCGGGTCTCGTGCCTACCGTCGCCATCAATCGGGGCTATTGCTTCGCCGGCAACGCCGCGCTGCTCGGGTGCGCCGATGTGGTCATCGCCACCCGTGACTCCAACATTGGGATGGGCGGCCCGGCGATGATCGAGGGCGGCGGGCTCGGCGTGTTCCATCCGAGCGAGATCGGCCCGATCGATGTCCAGAGCCGCAACGGGGTCATCGACATCGTGGTCGACGACGAAGCCGAGGCCGTACGGGTCGCCAAGCAGTACCTGTCGTACTTCCAGGGGCCGCTCGAGGAGTGGTCGTGCACCGACCAGCGAGAACTGCGCCACATCATTCCCGAGAACCGGCTGCGGATCTACGACGTGCGCGAGGTGATCGAGAAGATGTTCGATACCGACTCGGTGCTCGAACTCCGTCAAGACTTCGGGGTCGGCATGATCACCTCACTCGCCCGGATCGAGGGCAAGCCGGTCGGCGTCATCGCCAACAACCCGACCCATCTGGCCGGGGCCATCGACCCGAACGGTGCCGACAAGGCGTCGCGATTCATGCAGCTGTGCGACGCCCACGACCTACCGATCGTGTTCCTCTGCGACACGCCGGGGATCATGGTCGGCCCCGAGGTCGAGAAGTCGGCGCTGGTGCGCCACGCCTCACGCATGTTCGTCACCGGCGCCAGCCTCACGGTGCCGTTCACCACGATCGTGTTGCGCAAGGGCTACGGATTGGGGGCGCAGGCGATGGCCGGCGGCGGCTTCAAGTTTCCCATCATGACCGTGGGCTGGCCGACCTCGGAGTTCGGCGGGATGGGGCTCGAGGGTGCGGTCAAGCTCGGCTACCGCAACGAACTGGCCGCCATCGAGGATCCCGAAGCACGGGCCGCCGCCTACCAGGAACGGGTCGACCGCATGTACGAAGTCGGCAAGGGTGTGAGCATGGCCGACCACCACGAGATCGACGACGTCATCGATCCCGCCGACTCCCGCCGCATCATCGCCGCCACCCTCACCGCCGCCGGCTCCCCACCCAAGCGTCAGGGCAAGAAGCGGCCCATGATCGACACCTGGTGA